Proteins from a single region of Amyelois transitella isolate CPQ chromosome 31, ilAmyTran1.1, whole genome shotgun sequence:
- the LOC106141797 gene encoding uncharacterized protein LOC106141797, which translates to MRSLTRREQATCPASRTMLWVMLRDTMQRCSVTYILCCASCCGTKCSLVYPGLKACARRAICAYSILALTVPFTGSVLSKMSDDTSAFNIIAASLAIILLIKRKKKRQRRWWQNPIFKRKQNIVAELKSHQLSGHYANFLKLSPELYENLLHMLSFKIAKKETHFRLPISVENKLSLTLRFLATGDSYTSLQYLFRISKQSISIIIPEVCLAIIKCLKENVRVPRRPEIWLEVSKGFEDKWHLPHCIGAIDGKHIVIQAPPKSGTEYHNYKSTFSIVLFALVDSDYKFMFADVGCQGRISDGGIFKDTEFYKMMQNGSLNLPQEKALPYRTKAIPYFFVADSAFALDKHVMKPYSGNHSKGTPERIFNYRLSRARRIVESAFGIASSIFRVLRKPMILKPEVAEVVVMSIIHLHNYLKQNATDSYTTNSNMYINQSVPNLTSLSNIQTSQIRYSREINEIRDEIASYCVNEGRIAFQDKYC; encoded by the exons ATGCGCTCGCTCACGAGGCGGGAGCAAGCAACATGCCCCGCGTCACGTACAATGTTGTGGGTCATGTTGCGGGACACTATGCAACGTTGCAGCGTCACGTATATTTTGTGTTGCGCGTCATGTTGCGGGACAAAATGTTCCCTAGTGTATCCGGGGCTTAAGGCGTGCGCGCGGCGCGCGATCTGCGCGTACTCAATCCTCGCGCTTACAGTTCCATTTACTGGCTCAGTACTTTCGAAGATGTCGGACGACACTAGtgcttttaatataattgctGCATCATTAGCTATTATATTACtgataaaaaggaaaaaaaagagACAACGGCGTTGGTGGCAAAatcctatttttaaaagaaaacagaaTATAGTAGCGGAGTTAAAAAGCCATCAATTAAGCGGCCActatgcaaattttttaaaattgtcaccagaattatatgaaaatctACTACACATGCTTAGTTTCAAGATTGCTAAAAAGGAAACGCATTTTAGGCTACCAATTtcagttgaaaataaattaagtttgacATTACGATTCTTGGCCACTGGAGATTCCTACACAAGCTTGCAGTACCTTTTTAGAATTTCTAAGCAaagtataagtattattattcctGAAGTGTGTTTGGCGATTATCAAGTGTTTAAAGGAAAACGTACGT gtgCCAAGGAGACCAGAAATATGGCTAGAAGTGAGTAAAGGATTCGAAGATAAATGGCATTTGCCCCATTGCATTGGCGCAATAGACGGTAAACATATAGTCATACAGGCACCTCCGAAAAGTGGAACTGAATATCATAATTACAAATCTACTTTTAGTATTGTTCTGTTTGCACTGGTAGACtcagattataaatttatgtttgctGATGTTGGTTGCCAGGGGCGTATATCTGATGGAGGGATATTCAAAGATACAGAGTTCTACAAGATGATGCAAAATGGCTCCTTAAATTTACCACAAGAAAAAGCATTACCTTACAGGACTAAAGCGATACCCTACTTCTTTGTTGCTGACAGCGCTTTTGCTCTAGATAAACATGTGATGAAACCATACTCCGGTAACCACAGTAAAGGCACTCCGGAACGCATTTTTAACTATAGATTAAGCAGAGCTCGCAGAATTGTTGAGAGTGCCTTTGGCATTGCATCATCCATTTTTAGGGTACTTAGAAAACCTATGATATTAAAACCAGAAGTTGCTGAAGTAGTCGTTATGAGTATTATTCACTtgcataattatttgaaacagAACGCCACCGATAGTTATACAACTAATTccaatatgtatataaatcaaTCCGTACCTAATTTGACATCTCTTTCAAATATTCAAACATCACAAATAAGATATTCAAGAGAAATAAACGAAATAAGAGATGAGATTGCTTCTTATTGCGTAAATGAAGGCCGTATTGCATTTCAAGATAAATATTGTtga
- the LOC132903900 gene encoding transcription factor Adf-1-like: MSVVWGNDTVLLLIELYESRDLLWDTSHRDYRNKIKKNDAWEDIAKALKLPRKEIEAKVHTLRSQFVRERKKVKSSKTTGSGREDMKSSAWFAYDAMKFLLKGATTSGSLDTLDTNSPQSQNTISSPDEDVVLQSQSTVPEFQSPHQLESQSTIDQAEQPTTPAPTPSSSRPTRKRSHPNEDRLEEAYEVLHAAKNRMMSRDEFDVYGQYVGTELRALNDEHSVIMAKYYINNILLDARLGKYRTIYNNQSQPVVQQGYSTASSDISPEPSEEHIIQDILETMDSSNTNSIDGTNTN, from the exons ATGTCTGTTGTGTGGGGAAATGATACCGTGCTTTTGCTTATTGAGCTTTACGAAAGTCGTGACTTGTTATGGGATACTTCACACCGTGACtatcgaaataaaataaagaaaaatgatgCATGGGAGGATATTGCCAAGGCGCTTAAATTGCCTAGAAAAGAAATAGAAGCCAAAGTACATACCCTGCGTTCGCAATTTGTCCGAGAAAGGAAGAAAGTGAAATCGTCAAAAACTACTGGCAGTGGACGAGAGGACATGAAGTCCAGTGCATGGTTTGCGTATGATGCAATGAAATTTTTGCTAAAGGGAGCCACAACGTCTGGAAGCTTGGACACTTTGGACACAAAC aGTCCACAAAGCCAAAACACGATTTCGTCTCCGGATGAAGATGTCGTTCTACAGTCTCAATCTACCGTTCCAGAATTTCAATCTCCTCATCAACTAGAATCGCAATCTACCATTGATCAAGCAGAGCAACCTACAACCCCTGCACCAACACCTTCATCGTCGCGACCAACTCGCAAGAGGAGCCACCCCAATGAAGATAGATTAGAGGAGGCTTATGAAGTTCTGCATGCTGCTAAAAACAGAATGATGTCCCGAGATGAATTCGATGTTTATGGACAGTACGTAGGAACTGAGTTACGTGCATTAAATGACGAACACAGTGTAATTATggctaaatattatattaataatattttattagatgCACGCTTAGGAAAATACcgtacaatttataataatcaaaGCCAGCCAGTTGTTCAACAGGGCTATAGCACTGCATCCAGTGATATTAGCCCCGAGCCTTCTGAAGAGCATATTATACAAGATATACTTGAAACTATGGATTCCTCGAACACTAATAGCATTGATGGCACtaatactaattaa
- the LOC106139025 gene encoding uncharacterized protein LOC106139025 isoform X2, which yields MSPEEVVAISAAYIVIISSVLKRKRKRRWWMRNFLLQRERRVNILSDLRMSDGSFVNFTRMSSSDFETLLQMIASSIAKQDTILRNAISPHIRLAITLRYLSTGDSYASLSYTFRVSKQLIRKIVPEVCKELINKLKICVKVPATANEWKAKARSFENIWNFPHCVGSIDGKHVLIQAPSNSGSDYFNYKEQFSIVLLGIVDANYNFIYANCGAKGKSSDSGVFQETAFYKALADNQLNWPTPDPIRQDGPNMPYVLVGDSAFALTENMMKPYPGNHDVGTTRRIFNYRLSRARRIVENVFGILGVVFRIFRTPITILPCNAELVVMACIYLHNFLRRNSQSRSLYNPHGTFDSENVDHDILEGSWRREAGSVNMSNLNAMGRRYPESAMEIRNKFAEYFMSEEGRVPWQNNF from the exons ATGTCGCCCGAGGAGGTTGTGGCTATTAGTGCTGCGTACATAGTAATTATATCGAGTGTGTTGAAACGTAAGAGAAAGAGAAGGTGGTGGATGCGGAATTTCTTATTACAACGAGAAAGAAGAGTAAATATTCTAAGTGATCTCCGAATGTCTGACGGATCGTTTGTGAATTTTACTCGCATGTCATCATCTGATTTTGAAACTTTGTTGCAAATGATCGCATCTTCCATAGCCAAACAGGATACAATATTACGAAACGCTATTAGTCCTCATATCAGACTTGCCATTACATTGAGGTACTTGTCGACTGGAGATTCTTATGCTTCTTTGTCGTACACTTTTCGAGTGTCAAAACAACTGATACGTAAAATAGTACCAGAAGTTTGTAAAgaactgataaataaattgaagatATGTGTAAAG GTCCCAGCTACTGCAAATGAATGGAAAGCCAAGGCTAGAAGCTTTGAAAATATATGGAATTTTCCGCATTGCGTTGGATCTATAGACGGTAAACACGTTTTGATCCAAGCTCCTTCGAATTCTGGAAGCGACTATTTTAACTATAAAGAACAATTTAGTATTGTCCTATTGGGTATTGTCGAtgcaaattacaattttatctaTGCAAATTGTGGTGCTAAAGGAAAATCTTCTGACAGTGGAGTATTCCAAGAGACTGCTTTTTATAAAGCTTTGGCTGATAACCAACTCAACTGGCCGACTCCAGACCCAATACGACAAGATGGGCCGAATATGCCTTACGTACTTGTAGGAGACAGCGCCTTTGCACTGACAGAAAACATGATGAAGCCATATCCCGGTAATCATGACGTGGGTACAACAAGACGCATTTTCAACTATCGACTGTCAAGAGCTAGAAGAATTGTCGAAAATGTGTTCGGTATCTTAGGTGTTGTATTTCGTATATTCCGAACTCCCATAACCATCCTACCCTGTAATGCTGAACTTGTTGTAATGGCGTGCATATACCTCCATAATTTTTTAAGGCGAAATAGTCAATCGAGATCACTGTACAACCCACATGGAACTTTTGATTCTGAAAATGTGGATCACGATATTTTAGAAGGATCTTGGCGCAGAGAAGCTGGCTCTGTTAATATGTCGAATTTAAATGCTATGGGACGACGCTACCCTGAATCTGCTATGGaaataagaaacaaatttGCTGAATATTTCATGAGTGAAGAAGGACGTGTTCCCTGgcagaataatttttaa
- the LOC106139025 gene encoding uncharacterized protein LOC106139025 isoform X3 produces MVDWDLVLISIIADEEESAQANNRNRRRFWVDNLWKERESKGEFNNLFNDLKYDVQKFYDYHRMDYEKFQALLNICRPYIEKQRTNFRNPIEADQRLSLCLRFLITGSSFKSLGYSYRMGFSTVRSIVHETCQVIWNVLRPSVMPKPTREKWTRIAMEFDEKWNFPNCIGAIDDVGSYGRNSDGGIMQNSIFGKKLTSNALDIPPKKRLPRTDLELPYVFIADEAFPLTTNIMRPFSSDRLTDEAMKIYNYRLSRARRIVENAFGILQERFELCQKGIQVQPKYIDNIILACTCLHNFIIGGTSTESQSIASVSINLENDNNMNNALDGTTVREMFKATDTLGDKWSNMLRNMLLNNYVECAEIHVAEHFVDHTSQCL; encoded by the exons ATGGTAGATTGGGATTTAGTGTTGATATCGATTATTGCAGATGAAGAAGAAAGTGCACAGGCTAATAATAGGAATAGAAGAAGATTTTGGGTTGATAATTTATGGAAAGAAAGGGAATCAAAGGGTgaattcaataatttatttaatgacttAAAATACGACGtgcaaaaattttatgacTATCATAGAATGGATTATGAGAAATTTCAAGCACTGTTGAATATATGTCGACCATATATCGAAAAACAGAGGACCAATTTTCGCAACCCCATTGAAGCCGATCAAAGATTATCCTTGTGTTTGAG ATTTTTGATCACGGGAAGTAGCTTCAAGTCTCTAGGTTACAGCTATCGTATGGGGTTTAGTACAGTGCGCTCTATAGTACATGAAACTTGCCAAGTCATTTGGAATGTCCTAAGGCCTAGTGTTATGCCAAAACCAACAAGGGAAAAATGGACGCGAATCGCGATGgaatttgatgaaaaatgGAATTTCCCGAACTGCATCGGTGCAATAGATG ATGTAGGATCATATGGACGAAATAGTGATGGAGGTATAATGCAAAACTcaatatttggaaaaaaattgacTTCTAATGCCCTCGATATTCCCCCAAAAAAACGTTTACCGAGGACAGATCTTGAGTTGCCCTATGTTTTTATAGCAGACGAGGCTTTTCCGTTAACCACAAACATTATGAGACCATTTAGTAGCGACCGATTGACAGATGAAGCaatgaaaatatacaattatcGTTTGAGTAGAGCCAGGCGTATCGTCGAAAATGCATTTGGTATACTTCAAGAACGTTTCGAATTATGTCAAAAAGGAATTCAGgttcaaccaaaatatattgataatatCATTTTAGCATGTACTTGCTTACACAATTTCATCATAGGTGGTACAAGCACAGAAAGTCAAAGTATAGCAAGTGTAAGCATTAATTTAGAAAACgataataatatgaacaaTGCATTAGATGGTACGACAGTACGGGAGATGTTTAAAGCCACGGATACACTAGGGGACAAATGGAGCAACATGTTGCGGAACATGTTGCTCAACAACTACGTGGAATGTGCCGAGATACATGTCGCGGAACATTTTGTCGACCACACTTCTCAGTGTTTATAG
- the LOC106139025 gene encoding uncharacterized protein LOC106139025 isoform X1, with the protein MVDWDLVLISIIADEEESAQANNRNRRRFWVDNLWKERESKGEFNNLFNDLKYDVQKFYDYHRMDYEKFQALLNICRPYIEKQRTNFRNPIEADQRLSLCLRFLITGSSFKSLGYSYRMGFSTVRSIVHETCQVIWNVLRPSVMPKPTREKWTRIAMEFDEKWNFPNCIGAIDGKHFRIRAPRNSGSLYMNYKKFFSIVLLAVVDANYKFVIADVGSYGRNSDGGIMQNSIFGKKLTSNALDIPPKKRLPRTDLELPYVFIADEAFPLTTNIMRPFSSDRLTDEAMKIYNYRLSRARRIVENAFGILQERFELCQKGIQVQPKYIDNIILACTCLHNFIIGGTSTESQSIASVSINLENDNNMNNALDGTTVREMFKATDTLGDKWSNMLRNMLLNNYVECAEIHVAEHFVDHTSQCL; encoded by the exons ATGGTAGATTGGGATTTAGTGTTGATATCGATTATTGCAGATGAAGAAGAAAGTGCACAGGCTAATAATAGGAATAGAAGAAGATTTTGGGTTGATAATTTATGGAAAGAAAGGGAATCAAAGGGTgaattcaataatttatttaatgacttAAAATACGACGtgcaaaaattttatgacTATCATAGAATGGATTATGAGAAATTTCAAGCACTGTTGAATATATGTCGACCATATATCGAAAAACAGAGGACCAATTTTCGCAACCCCATTGAAGCCGATCAAAGATTATCCTTGTGTTTGAG ATTTTTGATCACGGGAAGTAGCTTCAAGTCTCTAGGTTACAGCTATCGTATGGGGTTTAGTACAGTGCGCTCTATAGTACATGAAACTTGCCAAGTCATTTGGAATGTCCTAAGGCCTAGTGTTATGCCAAAACCAACAAGGGAAAAATGGACGCGAATCGCGATGgaatttgatgaaaaatgGAATTTCCCGAACTGCATCGGTGCAATAGATGGTAAACATTTTAGGATAAGGGCACCTCGCAATAGTGGAAGTCTCTACATGAactataaaaagttttttagtaTCGTGCTACTAGCGGTTGTGGatgcaaattataaatttgtgattGCAGATGTAGGATCATATGGACGAAATAGTGATGGAGGTATAATGCAAAACTcaatatttggaaaaaaattgacTTCTAATGCCCTCGATATTCCCCCAAAAAAACGTTTACCGAGGACAGATCTTGAGTTGCCCTATGTTTTTATAGCAGACGAGGCTTTTCCGTTAACCACAAACATTATGAGACCATTTAGTAGCGACCGATTGACAGATGAAGCaatgaaaatatacaattatcGTTTGAGTAGAGCCAGGCGTATCGTCGAAAATGCATTTGGTATACTTCAAGAACGTTTCGAATTATGTCAAAAAGGAATTCAGgttcaaccaaaatatattgataatatCATTTTAGCATGTACTTGCTTACACAATTTCATCATAGGTGGTACAAGCACAGAAAGTCAAAGTATAGCAAGTGTAAGCATTAATTTAGAAAACgataataatatgaacaaTGCATTAGATGGTACGACAGTACGGGAGATGTTTAAAGCCACGGATACACTAGGGGACAAATGGAGCAACATGTTGCGGAACATGTTGCTCAACAACTACGTGGAATGTGCCGAGATACATGTCGCGGAACATTTTGTCGACCACACTTCTCAGTGTTTATAG
- the LOC132903902 gene encoding uncharacterized protein LOC132903902, protein MSTSDEENIDMDYLISLVQEREVLWDKFHVDFKNNNLKAKAWADVTKNLFPEYDSYAPDRKNKIGNTVVKKWKNVKDTFFKHLKKIKEASRSGSAAKKLAKYHYYNQLLFLTKIAQNATDDSLNLADESTMCSTDDVPVPGPSRYVPVTRKRTLQLDDFEKDTLEALKAPKEKENRHLSFFKGILPSIEDFTELQTLTFQTKVLQLITEMRYGQSTPHSSFAFEEQLSHGYQTRNYQSTGTYSSINSNSAVFQSPNQGSEVSQNSEEIEYDFANM, encoded by the exons ATGAGTACCAGTGATGAGGAAAATATTGACATGGACTACCTCATTTCTTTAGTTCAAGAACGGGAAGTACTGTGGGATAAGTTTCATGtggattttaaaaacaataatttaaaagcgAAGGCATGGGCAgatgttacaaaaaatttatttccagAATATGATAGCTACGCTCCCGATCGAAAGAACAAAATTG GTAATACTGTTGTgaaaaagtggaaaaatgtcaAAGACACCTTTTTcaaacatttgaaaaaaattaaagaagccTCGAGATCCGGCTCAGCCGCTAAAAAGCTTGCAAAATATCATTATTACAATcagctattatttttaaccaaaatagCACAGAATGCCACGGACGATAGTTTAAACTTAGCTGATGAATCGACCATGTGTTCTACAGATGATGTTCCTGTTCCTGGGCCGTCCCGCTATGTTCCTGTCACCCGGAAGAGAACATTACAATTGgatgattttgaaaaagataCATTAGAAGCATTAAAAGCTCCTAAGGAGAAGGAGAATCGCCACTTGTCCTTTTTTAAAGGCATACTGCCATCTATAGAAGATTTTACCGAACTTCAGACCCTGACTTTCCAAACAAAAGTTTTACAACTAATCACGGAAATGCGCTATGGACAATCGACTCCACATTCGTCCTTTGCGTTTGAAGAGCAATTATCACACGGGTATCAAACCCGAAATTACCAAAGTACGGGTACGTACAGTTCAATAAACTCAAATTCTGCTGTATTTCAATCTCCAAATCAAGGTTCTGAAGTGTCTCAAAATAGCGAAGAGATTGAATATGACTTTGCAAACATGTAA
- the LOC132903898 gene encoding uncharacterized protein LOC132903898: protein MRNPVEPIEMLGITLRYLGSGNTIQDLEFKFKRGKSTIACMILRVCEAIWKHLLRDNIPELTTDRFQKIASDFDVRANFPHCIGAIDGKHIRMCNPANSGSLFFNYKSFFSMVLLAVVDSNYKFTFVDIGAYGKECDSTVFQNSKLYELMICEKLPLPDPQPLCGFNRPIPYVLVGDEAFGLSKHVMRPYGGKNLDVIQMVFNYRLSRARRYVECAFGIMANKWRIFHRPINVSYDFATAIVKACCVLHNFVADREGVRQKDKLAIICDEFHSLQPQNEELTAANGIRNEFANYFMSSTGSLKWQLKKI, encoded by the coding sequence gtaCCTAGGAAGTGGAAATACGATTCAAGATTtagaattcaaatttaaacggGGGAAATCTACGATTGCATGTATGATATTGAGAGTATGCGAAGCTATATGGAAACATCTTCTTCGTGACAACATCCCTGAACTGACAACAGACCGATTCCAAAAAATAGCATCTGATTTTGATGTCAGAGCAAATTTTCCTCATTGCATCGGGGCCATCGACGGAAAGCATATACGCATGTGTAATCCTGCTAATAGTGGCTCcctcttttttaattacaaatcttttttttctatggtGTTGCTAGCTGTTGTGGACTCTaactataaatttacttttgtcGATATTGGCGCATACGGAAAAGAGTGCGATTCAACTGTTTTTCAAAACTCAAAACTGTACGAGTTAATGATTTGCGAGAAGCTGCCATTGCCTGATCCCCAGCCACTATGTGGTTTTAATAGACCAATCCCATATGTGTTAGTGGGTGACGAAGCTTTTGGATTAAGCAAACATGTTATGCGTCCTTATGGTGGTAAAAATCTCGATGTAATACAGATGGTATTCAATTATCGTCTTAGCAGGGCAAGAAGATATGTCGAATGTGCTTTTGGAATCATGGCAAACAAATGGCGCATTTTTCACAGACCGATAAACGTATCCTATGATTTTGCTACTGCCATTGTAAAAGCATGTTGTGTCCTACATAATTTTGTGGCCGATCGGGAAGGTGTTCGTCAAAAAGATAAATTGGCGATAATTTGTGATGAGTTTCACTCTCTCCAACCCCAAAATGAAGAATTGACAGCAGCTAATGGCATTAGAAATGAATTTGCAAACTATTTTATGAGCAGCACAGGATCTTTGAAGTggcaattaaagaaaatttag